DNA from Spirochaetota bacterium:
TGGTGGACATGGCCCGGTTGCCCCCGAATAACACGACGAGTATGACCGCGATTATGATGATTTCCCAGATGCCCGGCATCGACATTGCGGGAACCCCCTGTACTGGATGGCTGGAACGAAGGAGAAAATCCGAAAAAATAGGGTGGTGGGCTTGCGCATCCCCGAATCCCCTCCTGTCCCCATATGGAATAATTCTGTTCGATCAGCGGAGTGCGAGACGGAAATGAATTTAGTTCATTTCATTCATACAACCCGCGTCTCGAGAGAAAGGGCGAGATGAAATCCGGCGAAGTCGTGTTCTTCCGGACGCGTGTCCGCCGCAATGCCGGGCGGTAGACAACGCGTGCAAGATTTGATTTTAGAAAGCATGATCGAATATGCTGCGGGGTTTCAGGGAACGAGCCGGAGACGGGAGATGAACATTTCTGACGACAGTAAGGAGACCATAAATTTTAACTACTCTCCGGGAGCTTTTTAACCGGGGAGCGTTGACTTTTCAGCGGAGGATGCTTCCGGTATCAACCGTTATGTCAGCGTACTTTTCCTGGAAAAAGAATGCAGATTCCTATGTATTAAATATAAATGGGGAAAAACATGAAATTTAAACCATTATCGTTAATTTTAATCGTATCAGTATTTTGCTTCGCATCGTGCGGAGGATCAGGCGGAGGAAGTCCCAGCACTGGAAAAACGCTCATAGAATTCAGTATTTCCGGAGTTTCCATAAACGGAACTATAAATGAAACTGATCAAACCATTACCTTAATGCTGCCCTACCAGGCGAATATCGATGTTACTTCAATTGCACCTGTAATCACACATACGGGAAAAAGCATAAGCCCGGCATCCGGGTCCGTACAGGATTTTACAAATCCTGTTACGTATACGGTAACAGCAGAAGACGGAACAAGCCAGGAGTATACAGTTACAGTTAATGTCGCGCTTCATTGAAAACGGGAAAAAAATAGGGTAAAAATAAGCTAGTAAATCCTCCGAGATATTTATAGGAGGATCACATGACCAAGAGTAAGAGACGGCGTTTCACCCCGGAAGA
Protein-coding regions in this window:
- a CDS encoding DUF5018 domain-containing protein, with the protein product MGKNMKFKPLSLILIVSVFCFASCGGSGGGSPSTGKTLIEFSISGVSINGTINETDQTITLMLPYQANIDVTSIAPVITHTGKSISPASGSVQDFTNPVTYTVTAEDGTSQEYTVTVNVALH